The Enterobacter asburiae genomic sequence ACTCTCTGAAAGAACAAGAGAAACTGGGCATCAAACTTGATAAAGCTCAGCTGATCGCGGGCGTTCAGGACGCATTTGCAGATAAGAGCAAGCTGTCTGACCAGGAAATTGAACAGACTCTGCAGGCGTTCGAAGCGCGCGTGAAGGGTGCCGCGCAGACCAAGATGGACGCGGACGCTAAAGACAACGAAGCGAAAGGCAAAGCCTACCGCGATACCTTTGCCAAAGAGAAGGGTGTGAAAACCTCTTCTACCGGCCTGGTATACAAAGTTGAGAAAGAAGGCACCGGCGATGCGCCTAAAGACAGCGACACCGTTGTTGTGAACTACAAAGGTACGCTGATCGACGGTAAAGAGTTCGACAACTCTTACACCCGCGGTGAGCCGCTCTCCTTCCGTCTGGACGGCGTTATCCCGGGCTGGACTGAAGGCCTGAAAAACATCAAGAAAGGCGGCAAGATCAAGATGGTTATCCCACCGGATCTGGCCTATGGCAAAACCGGCGTTCCGGGTATCCCTGCCAACTCTACGCTGGTCTTTGACGTAGAGCTGCTGGATATTAAACCGGCACCGAAAGCGGATGCCAAGGCAGACGCACCGGCTGACGATAAAGCCGCTGCTGCTAAGAAGTAATGTTGAAAAAAACCGCCGCCTTTCAGGCGGCGGTTTTTTTATTGTGGGGCAGATATAATTAACACTGGAAAGCGCTACGCACGCTGTATTAATTTAGTTGTCCGTGTAGATAATGAGCCTGCCCTGAAAACCTAACGACAGGCTCCTGAAAAGGAGTGTTTTTTTCATGTCCAGGTCGCTTTTAACCAACGAAACCAGTGAACTTGATTTGCTGGATCAACGTCCTTTCGATCAGACCGACTTCGATATTCTGAAATCCTACGAAGCGGTAGTGGACGGGTTAGCGATGCTCATTGGCTCCCACTGCGAAATCGTATTGCACTCCCTGCAAGATCTAAAGTGTTCCGCCATCCGCATTGCGAATGGTGAGCATACTGGCCGTAAAATTGGTTCGCCAATTACCGACCTTGCATTGCGTATGCTGCATGACATGACCGGCGCGGACAGCAGCGTCTCCAAATGCTATTTCACCCGCGCCAAAAGCGGCGTGCTGATGAAATCAGAAACCATCGCGATTCGAAACCGCGAGCATCGTGTTATTGGGCTGCTGTGCATCAACATGAACCTTGATGTGCCATTCTCGCAAATCATGAGCACCTTTATTCCACCTGAAACGCCGGACGTTGGCTCCTCAGTTAACTTTGCCTCCTCTGTTGAAGATCTGGTGACGCAGACGCTTGAGTTTACGATTGAAGAGGTGAATGCCGATCGCAACGTCTCAAACAACGCCAAGAATCGTCAGATCGTGCTCAATCTTTATGAAAAAGGGATTTTTGATATTAAAGACGCCATCAACCAGGTGGCCGATCGTCTGAACATCTCCAAGCACACGGTCTACCTCTATATTCGCCAGTTCAAAAGCGGCGATTTCCAGGGACAAGACAAGTAATGCGTTTTGCATTAATGGTGACAGGCCCGGCGTACGGCACTCAGCAGGCCAGCTGCGCGCTGCAGTTTGCGCATGCGCTACTGGCGGCCGGACATGAGCTGGCGAGCGTCTTCTTCTATCGGGAAGGGGTGTATAACGCGAATCAGTTTACGTCACCGGCGAGCGATGAGTTCGATCTGGTGCGCGCCTGGCAGGCATTAAACGAAACGCAGGGCGTAGAACTGCACATCTGCGTGGCGGCGGCACTGCGCCGCGGGGTGACCGATGCAACCGAAGCCGCACGTCTTGGTTTATCGGGTTCTAACCTGCAGCCCGGCTTTTCGTTGAGTGGTCTGGGGGCACTGGCACAGGCGGCATTAACCTGCGACAGAGTGGTGCAATTCTGATGAAGCGCGTGGCATTTGTTTTTACCTCTGCGCCGCACGGCAATGCGTCCGGCAGAGAAGGGCTGGATGCGCTGC encodes the following:
- the tusD gene encoding sulfurtransferase complex subunit TusD, yielding MRFALMVTGPAYGTQQASCALQFAHALLAAGHELASVFFYREGVYNANQFTSPASDEFDLVRAWQALNETQGVELHICVAAALRRGVTDATEAARLGLSGSNLQPGFSLSGLGALAQAALTCDRVVQF
- a CDS encoding helix-turn-helix transcriptional regulator; translation: MSRSLLTNETSELDLLDQRPFDQTDFDILKSYEAVVDGLAMLIGSHCEIVLHSLQDLKCSAIRIANGEHTGRKIGSPITDLALRMLHDMTGADSSVSKCYFTRAKSGVLMKSETIAIRNREHRVIGLLCINMNLDVPFSQIMSTFIPPETPDVGSSVNFASSVEDLVTQTLEFTIEEVNADRNVSNNAKNRQIVLNLYEKGIFDIKDAINQVADRLNISKHTVYLYIRQFKSGDFQGQDK
- the fkpA gene encoding FKBP-type peptidyl-prolyl cis-trans isomerase, encoding MKSLFKVTLLATTMAVALNAPLSFAADTAAKPAATADSKAAFKNDDQKSAYALGASLGRYMENSLKEQEKLGIKLDKAQLIAGVQDAFADKSKLSDQEIEQTLQAFEARVKGAAQTKMDADAKDNEAKGKAYRDTFAKEKGVKTSSTGLVYKVEKEGTGDAPKDSDTVVVNYKGTLIDGKEFDNSYTRGEPLSFRLDGVIPGWTEGLKNIKKGGKIKMVIPPDLAYGKTGVPGIPANSTLVFDVELLDIKPAPKADAKADAPADDKAAAAKK